One window of the Chryseobacterium camelliae genome contains the following:
- a CDS encoding MBL fold metallo-hydrolase: protein MKVEQIYTGCLAQGAYYIVSGNEAAIIDPLREVTPYLERLEKDGVTLKYIFETHFHADFVSGHLDLSKKTGAPIVYGPTAEPDFEAIIAEDNQIFNIGEVTIKVLHTPGHTMESSTFLLTDENGTETAIFTGDTLFLGDVGRPDLAQKATNLTQEDLAGILYESLQDKIIPLDDSITVYPAHGAGSACGKNMQKETVDTLGNQKKTNYALNQPDKESFVREVLDGLTAPPKYFGMNVALNKSGYESIDHVMSKGLNPIDPADLEAMAEDTGALILDTRSPGEFHKGFIPNSINIGLKGDFAPWVGNMIVDVKHPIILVVEQGSEQEAITRLSRVGFDNVLGYLQGSFEAWKNAGNEVDEIRRISPSEFAEQFSTDAKVIDVRKLTEYSAEHVENAYNKPLDSISDWAGTIDSSEHFFIHCAGGYRSMIAASILNARGIRNFTEIEGGYNGIKKTEKVPTTSFVCQSKTLS from the coding sequence ATGAAAGTTGAACAAATATATACAGGATGCCTGGCTCAGGGTGCCTATTACATCGTATCCGGAAATGAAGCAGCCATCATAGACCCCCTGCGGGAAGTAACGCCTTATCTGGAACGCCTGGAAAAAGACGGTGTCACGCTAAAGTATATTTTTGAAACCCACTTTCATGCGGATTTTGTCTCGGGACATCTTGACCTGAGTAAAAAAACGGGTGCTCCTATTGTGTACGGACCAACCGCGGAACCTGATTTTGAAGCGATCATTGCGGAAGACAACCAGATATTCAATATCGGGGAAGTTACCATCAAGGTATTGCATACACCAGGCCATACGATGGAAAGCTCGACGTTCCTCCTGACTGATGAAAATGGTACTGAAACGGCCATTTTCACCGGCGATACCCTTTTCCTGGGTGATGTCGGCAGGCCGGACCTAGCGCAGAAGGCAACGAACCTTACCCAGGAAGATCTGGCAGGCATCCTTTACGAAAGCCTTCAGGATAAAATTATACCGCTGGATGACAGCATCACTGTTTATCCTGCCCATGGAGCAGGTTCGGCATGCGGAAAAAACATGCAGAAAGAAACGGTGGATACCCTGGGCAACCAGAAAAAAACCAATTATGCCCTCAACCAGCCTGATAAGGAATCTTTTGTGAGAGAAGTGCTGGACGGACTTACAGCTCCGCCGAAATATTTCGGAATGAATGTTGCGCTGAATAAGAGTGGCTATGAAAGCATTGATCATGTCATGAGTAAGGGCCTGAACCCAATAGATCCTGCCGACCTGGAAGCTATGGCTGAAGATACCGGTGCGCTGATCCTGGATACAAGAAGCCCGGGAGAATTTCATAAAGGATTCATTCCCAATTCTATTAACATTGGTCTAAAAGGAGACTTTGCACCCTGGGTAGGAAATATGATCGTAGATGTGAAACACCCTATTATCCTGGTTGTTGAACAGGGCAGTGAGCAGGAAGCCATTACCCGTCTCAGCCGTGTAGGTTTCGATAATGTCCTGGGATATCTGCAGGGTAGTTTCGAAGCCTGGAAAAATGCCGGCAACGAGGTTGATGAGATCAGAAGAATTTCCCCTTCTGAATTTGCTGAGCAGTTCAGCACAGATGCCAAAGTTATTGATGTCAGGAAACTGACGGAATATTCAGCGGAACATGTTGAAAACGCCTATAACAAACCTTTGGACAGCATCAGCGATTGGGCAGGAACGATAGACAGTTCGGAACATTTCTTTATCCACTGTGCAGGAGGCTACCGCAGCATGATTGCCGCAAGCATCCTGAATGCACGCGGAATCAGGAACTTCACAGAAATAGAAGGCGGCTATAACGGGATAAAAAAAACCGAAAAAGTACCTACGACCAGCTTTGTATGCCAGTCAAAAACATTGTCGTAA
- a CDS encoding rhodanese-like domain-containing protein codes for MRFKTIIAAVCVGIMLSACKSTAIAKQPENSITDVVNSTDVVLVDVRVPEQYREGTADKAINIPLKELPNRLNELKGKKVVVFCNKGIQADQAMQILEKNRIEAYDGTTWKNVQAIHHLNTTENH; via the coding sequence GTGAGATTCAAGACTATCATAGCTGCTGTATGCGTAGGCATCATGTTGAGTGCATGCAAGAGCACGGCTATCGCAAAACAGCCGGAAAACAGCATCACTGATGTGGTCAATAGTACAGATGTTGTTTTGGTAGATGTAAGGGTTCCCGAGCAATACCGGGAGGGAACGGCAGACAAAGCAATAAATATCCCGCTGAAGGAGCTTCCCAACCGGCTAAACGAACTTAAGGGAAAGAAAGTTGTAGTCTTTTGTAATAAAGGAATACAGGCCGACCAGGCCATGCAGATCCTGGAGAAAAACAGGATTGAAGCTTATGACGGCACAACATGGAAGAATGTACAGGCCATACATCACCTCAATACTACCGAAAACCATTAA
- a CDS encoding thioredoxin family protein — translation MSQKFQEIIDSERPVLIDFFATWCQPCKVQSSVLTTVKENIGEGARIIKVDVDQYPAIASQYGVRGVPTLAIFKKGELLWKESGVHDVNTLTSLLQQYA, via the coding sequence ATGTCACAAAAATTTCAGGAAATCATTGATTCGGAGCGCCCTGTTCTGATCGATTTTTTTGCCACCTGGTGTCAGCCCTGCAAAGTGCAGTCATCAGTCTTAACTACGGTCAAAGAAAATATTGGTGAGGGAGCCAGAATTATAAAAGTAGATGTAGACCAGTATCCTGCGATTGCTTCCCAATATGGAGTACGCGGAGTTCCTACACTGGCCATCTTTAAAAAAGGAGAACTGCTCTGGAAGGAAAGCGGTGTGCACGATGTGAATACGCTCACCAGCCTTCTTCAGCAATATGCCTAA
- a CDS encoding nitrilase-related carbon-nitrogen hydrolase, giving the protein MKITGINLDIIWKNKEANFRNIEQALEGREADIFVLPEMFSTGFCMDAAEVADSHEESLSFLRRMAKEKNAAFCGSAPVQQDGNYYNRMYFVHPDGKTDFYDKRHLFSFSGEDQVYTPGKERVIVQYKEFRILLQVCYDLRFPVFARNNDDYDMIIYVANWPEKRAEAWEHLLKARAIENLSFVFGLNRIGTDGNDLLYRESSHCFFADGKEISVKEGNIISADPDLQEMRDFRSHFRFLDDRDRFSVEP; this is encoded by the coding sequence ATGAAAATTACAGGAATCAATCTGGATATCATCTGGAAAAATAAAGAAGCGAATTTCCGGAATATAGAACAGGCACTTGAAGGCCGCGAAGCGGATATTTTCGTCCTGCCTGAAATGTTCTCCACAGGATTCTGTATGGATGCTGCTGAAGTGGCAGACAGCCATGAAGAGTCCTTATCATTTCTGAGAAGAATGGCCAAAGAAAAAAATGCTGCTTTTTGCGGAAGTGCGCCGGTGCAACAGGACGGGAACTATTATAACCGCATGTATTTTGTGCATCCGGACGGGAAAACGGATTTTTACGATAAGAGGCACCTGTTTTCTTTTTCAGGGGAAGATCAGGTCTATACGCCCGGGAAAGAACGGGTCATAGTCCAGTATAAGGAATTCCGGATCTTGCTCCAGGTCTGCTATGACCTCAGATTCCCGGTGTTTGCCAGGAATAATGATGATTATGACATGATTATTTATGTAGCCAACTGGCCTGAAAAAAGGGCAGAGGCATGGGAGCACCTGCTTAAAGCCCGTGCTATCGAAAACCTGAGCTTTGTTTTCGGCCTGAACAGGATCGGGACAGACGGGAATGATCTATTGTACAGGGAAAGTTCACATTGTTTTTTTGCTGACGGAAAAGAGATCTCCGTTAAAGAAGGAAATATTATTTCTGCTGACCCGGACCTCCAGGAAATGAGGGATTTCAGGAGCCATTTCAGGTTCCTGGATGACAGGGACCGGTTTAGTGTAGAACCATAA
- a CDS encoding DUF6646 family protein — protein MKKLVLILMVVFTGITASAQAWTGKGDQKIQLGLNAWGYGTGVTGTYDYGLNKLISVGAGLNAYFDGYKDNDKDNRVFVFGRLNFHLQEALDLPEKWDIYPGVDLGVLGKDFGIGAHIGARYFFNDRIGVFAEVGNNGSLGVSFNL, from the coding sequence ATGAAGAAATTGGTTTTAATTTTAATGGTTGTATTCACGGGAATTACAGCCAGCGCACAGGCATGGACAGGGAAAGGAGATCAGAAAATCCAGCTGGGGCTCAATGCATGGGGCTACGGAACCGGGGTAACCGGAACATATGATTACGGACTCAACAAACTGATTTCCGTAGGAGCCGGGCTGAATGCTTATTTCGACGGATACAAGGATAATGATAAAGACAACCGTGTATTTGTTTTTGGCCGGCTGAACTTCCACCTGCAGGAAGCCCTTGACCTTCCTGAAAAATGGGACATCTATCCGGGAGTTGACCTGGGCGTCCTGGGAAAAGACTTCGGGATCGGGGCACATATCGGAGCACGGTACTTCTTTAACGACAGGATCGGGGTATTTGCAGAAGTGGGCAATAATGGCAGCCTGGGAGTATCCTTTAATTTGTAA
- the rseP gene encoding RIP metalloprotease RseP, with translation MELAIKIFQFILSISILVILHELGHFIPAKLFKTKVEKFYLFFDPWFSVIKKKIGETEYGIGWLPFGGYVKIAGMVDESMDTEQLKQPAQPWEFRAKPAWQRLIIMMGGVTVNFFLAWLIYSCLSFFNGEMYTDLTKFKEGIGVTEAGRKMGFQNGDKIISVDGKPAERLENTSINILFSDDVTVLRDGKEVTFKVNEDGVADVIKQREAKLYITPRFPMVIDSLASPSAKASGLAKGDKVVSINGTPTSYFDEVTTVLNQNKGKTVSIEVLRNGTPETLSAAVDKNGKLGVGLDHKSIANVITDKKYSFGEAIPRGLTRTIEALTMQVKQFKIMFNSKIQGYKNVGGPIAIVKSMPVDRDANGDFAINWAAFWSFTAMFSIWLAFLNLIPIPGLDGGHVIFTLYEMIVGKPVPQKVLENAQMIGVVFLLGLMLLIFGSDIFKIFTGKL, from the coding sequence ATGGAATTAGCAATTAAGATTTTCCAGTTCATATTAAGCATTTCAATCTTAGTCATTCTTCACGAGCTCGGGCACTTTATCCCCGCTAAACTATTCAAAACCAAAGTTGAAAAATTCTATCTGTTCTTTGATCCGTGGTTTTCCGTTATAAAGAAAAAAATCGGCGAAACCGAATACGGGATCGGCTGGCTTCCTTTCGGAGGGTATGTAAAAATTGCCGGAATGGTGGATGAAAGCATGGATACGGAACAGCTGAAACAACCTGCTCAGCCATGGGAATTCAGGGCAAAACCGGCATGGCAGAGGCTGATCATTATGATGGGCGGAGTTACCGTAAACTTTTTCCTGGCGTGGCTGATCTACAGCTGCTTGTCTTTTTTCAACGGGGAAATGTATACTGACCTTACGAAATTCAAAGAAGGTATCGGGGTTACTGAAGCTGGGCGCAAAATGGGATTCCAGAACGGAGATAAAATCATCAGTGTTGACGGAAAGCCGGCAGAAAGGCTTGAAAATACTTCTATCAATATCCTTTTCAGCGATGATGTTACTGTTTTAAGAGATGGAAAGGAAGTTACCTTTAAAGTAAACGAAGACGGCGTGGCAGATGTGATCAAACAAAGGGAAGCCAAACTGTACATTACGCCAAGGTTCCCGATGGTAATTGACTCTCTTGCGAGCCCTTCAGCGAAAGCATCAGGCCTGGCAAAAGGCGACAAAGTAGTATCCATCAACGGTACTCCGACTTCTTATTTTGATGAGGTTACCACTGTTTTAAACCAGAATAAAGGCAAAACCGTATCTATTGAAGTGCTGAGAAACGGAACACCTGAAACCTTATCTGCTGCTGTTGACAAAAACGGTAAATTAGGTGTAGGACTGGATCATAAAAGCATTGCCAATGTGATCACGGATAAAAAATATTCTTTCGGGGAAGCAATTCCGAGAGGACTCACCAGGACTATTGAAGCCCTTACCATGCAGGTAAAGCAGTTCAAAATTATGTTCAACTCAAAAATCCAGGGTTATAAAAATGTAGGCGGACCTATTGCTATTGTAAAGTCTATGCCGGTAGACAGGGATGCCAATGGTGATTTTGCCATCAACTGGGCAGCATTCTGGAGCTTTACAGCGATGTTCTCCATCTGGTTGGCCTTCCTGAACCTTATTCCGATCCCGGGACTGGACGGAGGCCACGTTATTTTTACGCTGTATGAAATGATTGTAGGAAAACCGGTGCCGCAGAAAGTGCTTGAGAACGCACAGATGATCGGAGTGGTATTCCTTCTTGGGCTGATGCTGTTGATTTTCGGAAGCGATATTTTCAAGATCTTTACCGGGAAATTATAA
- a CDS encoding adenine phosphoribosyltransferase, translating into MASQELIRKLDETIENIPDFPIPGIQFKDISPVFLNPKLYEEVILDLVAFSKGKVDAVCGIESRGYLFGIAIAVALDVPFILIRKKGKLPPPVISEEYDLEYGSAAIETREGQIKPGQRILIHDDLLATGGTTEAAAKLVQKQGAIPAQFSFLIGLKDLNGKEKLEKFNADIYHTLEY; encoded by the coding sequence ATGGCATCACAGGAACTGATCAGAAAACTTGACGAAACCATAGAGAATATCCCGGATTTCCCGATTCCGGGGATACAGTTTAAAGATATCTCTCCCGTTTTCCTGAATCCTAAACTGTATGAAGAAGTGATCCTGGACCTGGTAGCTTTCAGTAAAGGAAAAGTGGATGCCGTATGTGGCATCGAGAGCCGCGGGTACCTTTTCGGAATTGCCATCGCAGTTGCGCTGGACGTCCCGTTCATCCTGATCCGGAAAAAAGGAAAGCTTCCTCCGCCTGTCATTTCAGAAGAATACGACTTGGAATACGGAAGTGCAGCCATTGAAACCCGCGAAGGACAGATTAAGCCGGGCCAGAGAATCCTGATCCACGATGACCTTCTGGCCACGGGAGGAACTACAGAGGCTGCCGCCAAACTGGTGCAGAAACAGGGCGCCATACCGGCACAGTTCAGTTTCCTGATCGGGCTGAAAGATTTAAACGGTAAAGAGAAACTGGAAAAGTTCAATGCTGATATTTACCATACGCTTGAATATTAA
- the ribH gene encoding 6,7-dimethyl-8-ribityllumazine synthase: MATVNLSDYKPLNITNADEFSIGIVFSEWNDFVTYNLRDAALEILEKEGVKRENIRLFEVPGAFELNYAAMQLCKERKYDAVIAIGCVIRGETPHFDYVCSAVAQGIKDCNILTDTPTIFCLLTDDNKEQSIARSGGNLGNKGVEAAVTALRMIDFKKNLSDKKGNIGFGHS; the protein is encoded by the coding sequence ATGGCAACAGTTAATCTTTCTGATTACAAGCCACTGAATATTACTAATGCCGATGAGTTTTCTATCGGCATTGTTTTTTCTGAGTGGAATGATTTTGTAACCTACAACCTTCGTGATGCCGCTTTGGAAATCCTTGAAAAAGAAGGGGTAAAGCGTGAAAACATCAGGCTTTTTGAAGTCCCGGGTGCTTTTGAGCTGAATTACGCAGCGATGCAGCTGTGCAAAGAGCGGAAGTATGATGCCGTCATTGCGATCGGATGTGTGATCCGTGGAGAAACACCTCATTTCGATTATGTATGTTCAGCGGTGGCCCAGGGAATCAAGGACTGTAATATCCTTACGGATACCCCTACCATTTTCTGCCTGCTGACGGATGACAATAAGGAACAGTCAATCGCCAGAAGCGGCGGCAACCTTGGAAATAAAGGCGTGGAAGCAGCAGTGACCGCTTTAAGGATGATTGATTTTAAAAAGAACCTTTCGGACAAAAAAGGCAATATCGGTTTCGGGCATTCTTAA